The Stieleria maiorica genome includes the window AAACATCCGAGTTTCCAGCTTGACGCCTCCGCAACCTTTTTTCGCCCACCTCCACGCGGTGCAATCGGCAGGGCGATACCCGGTCTCCTTCTCGAAAGCAACTGCGATCGGAAGGTACTCGTCGTCTTTTTGAACGTTCATTGAAACCTCTGAGTGTCAATTGAATTAAACAACACTCAGATCTTTTCAAACGCCACCGGCGACTGACCCGCCGAAACCGGCGATTTCAGATTTTCCGCTAAACAGTTTTCTTCAACGTCACTGTGTAATCAGGTGCCGCGGCATAGCTGACTTTCCAGGGGATCTTATTGTCACGAAAGAATTTATTCGCTTTCCTGCACGCAGATTCGACCGCCTGGCCTTCCTTCAGAGTGGCCGCTCGGTCACCCCAAACCGGTTCAGCCAGATCATCCCACTCGGCCGATCGGTCACTCAGCTTCCAAAGGAAACTGACTAATTTGCTCGGGCGAGGCTCGATGTTCGTATACACGTGCCCAGCGTGTCGCCAACCCTTAGGTAAAACTGGACCATCCGGATTGGGGTCAAGCTCTTTCAGCCCGCGGAGTTGATCCCGCGTTGGCAATCCTTGGGCTGGTTCACAGCCCCGGGATACTTCATCGATCAATAGATCCAATTCATCGGAATGCCCACAGAATCGTTGTAGTTCTTCAAGCATCTCGACTGCTTTGTCACCGATGGTATCGTACCAGTCTCCGTTATCCAGCCGTTTGTTTTCGGTCGATGAATTGACAGCTGCCAGTCGACGGTGAAGGGCGTACCACTGTTCTACCAGTTCGGAGAGGGTCATCGGCGCTGAAGTTCAGTTGAGATGAGGTAGTGATCGCAAAAAGGTCATTGCTCTATTGGGCTGCCCGCGACCGAAGCTGTTCGTAGAGGTTGAGTTGGTTTAGCATGATCGCCTTCAGGCCCTCGCGGATCTTCTCCGAGTTCAACGCGCGGGCGCTCAGATCTTCTTGGATGTCCATCGCGTCGATGATCGCATCGGTGATTTCCCTCCCAAGGTCCGGGGACGCTGCAAATTGCTCCTTCGTGTTACTGGCCGCTTGCTGCTGCAACGTCTTCGACTCCAAAACCTTTTCGTTCAGGGTCGTCGCGTGGGACAGCAGGTCGCCATCGGTCACGTCTGCGCCGTAGAGGTCGTTCAGTTTGGAAATGATCTCGCTGAGGTACTCCTTCTTTTCGTCCCGCACCTGCCCCGTCCCGGCCCCGTCGAGCGGTTTCAGCGTCGGGTACTCCTCACCGGGCAGGCCCATCTTCTGCTCGCCCCTATCGCGGATCGAGTGATGGGTCAGAACGACTTGGGACAAGTCCACGCCTTCTCGCTCGCGACCGAATTTAAGCAGTCGAACCAGGTACTTGAAGAAGATCGCGCGTTTCTCGAAATCCGTGTTCCCGTAGTCAAAAATCTGTGACAGAAACGTGTACGCCCGAAGATACGTCGACGCATCGGACCGGAACAGAATGAGCGACTTCATTTCATCCTTCGCCGACTCCGCCGCCTTTTTGTCCTCGTCCTGCTCCGCCTGTTTCAGTGCTGCCTTCGCCGACGAAAACCGTTTCAGCAACCGCTCGGCCACCGGCTTGATCGCCGCGTCGAGTTGCTTCTGCTTCGAATTCGGATCCAGTTCGACCGCGACGACCCGGTCGATCTCGTGCTCGTCGTAAAAACCGAATTCGTCCAACTTGACCCGAAGGTCAAGAATCAGATTCGGGTCCGTCGAATCCTCCAGGGTCGCGGTCGTGTAGTACGTCTTAAACGCATCCAGGACGTCCGCCGACTCGTTCACAAAGTCCAAGACAAACGTCTTGTCTTTTCCCGGGTGGCACCGGTTCAGACGCGACAAGGTCTGGACCGCCTGAATTCCGGCCAGTTTCTTGTCGACATACATCCCGCACAGCAGCGGCTGATCGAACCCCGTCTGAAACTTGTTCGCCACAAGCAGGAGTTGATACTCGTCGCCCTTAAACGCTTCGCGAATGCTACTCTTTAGGCTCGGGTTTAACTCGACGCTCGACTCCTTGAACGGCTCAGGTCCGAGTTCCTTGTCAGAGACCTCGCCCGAAAACGCGACCAGTGATCGGATCTCGTAACCGGATTTCTCGATGTACTTCTGGGTCGCCAGTTGCCAGCGGACCGCCTCGTTGCGGCTTCCGGTCACGACCATCGCCTTGGCCTTCCCGTCGAGCAGGGGAGCGACCGTTTCCCGGAAATGTTCCACCACGATCTGGACCTTTTGGGCGATATTGTACGGGTGCAACCGCACCCAACGCATCAAGCCCTTCATCGCCTCGCCGTGCCCTACTTCCTTGTCGCTGATCTCCTTCCCCTGATTGGCGAGCCGGAACGCCACTTTGTAACTCGTAAAGTTCTGCAAGACGTCCAGGATGAATCCCTCCTCGATCGCCTGCTGCATCGAGTAGACGTGGAACGGCGCGGGCAAGTTCCCGGCGCCGTTCGGCTTGCTCGGATCGGGCACTCTGCCGAACGTCTCCAGCGTCTTTGCCTTCGGTGTCGCAGTGAAAGCAACGTAAGTCACTCCGGTGTCCGCCGCCCTCGCCTGCATCTGCGCGGCCAAGATGTCCTCCGTACTAATCTCCCCGCCGTCGGCGAGATCCGCTTGCTCCTCCGGCGAAAGCACCTGTTTCAACTTGGCCGCCGCTTGCCCCGTCTGGGAGCTATGCGCCTCGTCCGCGATCACCGCGAACCGCTTGCCCTCGGTCGCCGCCAATTCCCGAACCGTCTCCAGGGCAAACGGAAACGTTTGAATGGTGCAGACCACCACCTTCTTGTCACCGGAGAGGGCCTCCGCTAACTCGCCGCTCTTACTGCCGCTGCCGCCCTTGATCGTTGCCACGACTCCCTTGGTCCGCTCGAACGCTTCGAGGGCGTCTTGGAGTTGGCTGTCGATCACCGTGCGATCCGAAACGACGATCACCGAGTCAAAAACCTTGCTGTCCGACGCATCGTGCAGATCCCCCAGGAAGTGCGCCGCCCAAGCGATTGACTTCGTCTTCCCGCTGCCCGCCGAGTGCTGAATCAGGTACTTGCGTCCCGGTCCCTCGTCCAAAACGGCAGAGAGCAATTTGCG containing:
- a CDS encoding type I restriction endonuclease subunit R, translating into MSLYNEIEFENDICNDLAAHGWLYAEKDAADYDCQLALFPPDVVAWVKESEPDAWEALSKNHGASAEATLLDRLRHSIDKSSTLNVLRNGFDVLGLKRSLRMAQFRPAMGTNADIMKRYEANRLRVIRQVRYSENNENSIDLVLFVNGIPVATVELKTDFTQGIDDAVDQYRYDRDPNPKGKAKEPLLSFATGALVHFAVSSSEVRMTTKLAGKKTTFLPFNQGSNGPGQTGAKGNPPNPDGYMTAYLWEQVWQRDGWLDILGRYMVAERDQKKQIKALIFPRYHQLDVTRKLLSAVLDEGPGRKYLIQHSAGSGKTKSIAWAAHFLGDLHDASDSKVFDSVIVVSDRTVIDSQLQDALEAFERTKGVVATIKGGSGSKSGELAEALSGDKKVVVCTIQTFPFALETVRELAATEGKRFAVIADEAHSSQTGQAAAKLKQVLSPEEQADLADGGEISTEDILAAQMQARAADTGVTYVAFTATPKAKTLETFGRVPDPSKPNGAGNLPAPFHVYSMQQAIEEGFILDVLQNFTSYKVAFRLANQGKEISDKEVGHGEAMKGLMRWVRLHPYNIAQKVQIVVEHFRETVAPLLDGKAKAMVVTGSRNEAVRWQLATQKYIEKSGYEIRSLVAFSGEVSDKELGPEPFKESSVELNPSLKSSIREAFKGDEYQLLLVANKFQTGFDQPLLCGMYVDKKLAGIQAVQTLSRLNRCHPGKDKTFVLDFVNESADVLDAFKTYYTTATLEDSTDPNLILDLRVKLDEFGFYDEHEIDRVVAVELDPNSKQKQLDAAIKPVAERLLKRFSSAKAALKQAEQDEDKKAAESAKDEMKSLILFRSDASTYLRAYTFLSQIFDYGNTDFEKRAIFFKYLVRLLKFGREREGVDLSQVVLTHHSIRDRGEQKMGLPGEEYPTLKPLDGAGTGQVRDEKKEYLSEIISKLNDLYGADVTDGDLLSHATTLNEKVLESKTLQQQAASNTKEQFAASPDLGREITDAIIDAMDIQEDLSARALNSEKIREGLKAIMLNQLNLYEQLRSRAAQ